The Chroicocephalus ridibundus chromosome 2, bChrRid1.1, whole genome shotgun sequence genome includes a region encoding these proteins:
- the GEM gene encoding GTP-binding protein GEM gives MTLNNVTMRRTHNSSLQQQQQRWSIPADGKNLLVQKDSNEYNPQKRYTISPDEYYRRSWSSESSDSVISSESGSNCYRVVLIGEHGVGKSSLANIFAGVHDSIDSDCEVLGEDTYERTLMVDGESATIILLDMWDNKREGEWIRDHCMQVGDAYLIVYSITDRASFEKASELRIQLRRARQKEDIPIILVGNKSDLVRCREVSVAEGRACAVVFDCKFIETSAAVQHNVKELFEGIVRQVRLRRDSKEKNEKRLAYQKRRESIPKKARRFWGKIVAKNNKNMAFKLKSKSCHDLSVL, from the exons ATGACCCTCAACAACGTTACCATGCGTCGCACCCACAACAgcagcttgcagcagcagcagcagcgatggAGCATCCCTGCTGACGGAAAGAATCTGCTGGTCCAGAAAGACTCCAATGAGTACAACCCTCAGAAGCGATACACCATCAGTCCCGATGAATACTACAGAAGGAGCTGGTCCTCGGAGTCGTCCGACTCCGTCATCTCCTCTGAGTCCGGCAGCAACTGTTACCGGGTGGTGCTGATCGGGGAGCACGGTGTAGGCAAGTCCTCGCTAGCCAACATCTTTGCCGGGGTGCATGACAGCATCGACAGCGACTGCGAAGTGCTGGGAG aagacaCGTATGAAAGGACGCTGATGGTGGACGGGGAAAGTGCAACTATTATACTGCTTGACATGTGGGATAATAAG CGTGAGGGAGAATGGATTCGAGACCACTGCATGCAAGTGGGAGACGCGTACTTGATCGTCTACTCCATCACAGACCGAGCGAGCTTTGAGAAGGCCTCGGAACTCAGAATACAGCTCCGCAGGGCACGCCAGAAAGAAGACATCCCCATTATTTTGGTTGGCAACAAAAGTGACCTTGTCAGGTGCCGCGAAGTTTCAGTGGCAG AGGGACGAGCCTGTGCTGTTGTGTTTGACTGCAAGTTCATCGAGACCTCAGCAGCCGTGCAGCACAACGTGAAAGAGCTGTTTGAAGGCATCGTGCGGCAAGTGCGGCTCCGGAGGGACAGCAAGGAAAAGAACGAGAAGCGTCTGGCATACCAGAAACGGAGAGAGAGCATCCCCAAGAAAGCCAGGCGGTTTTGGGGCAAAATAGTTGCCAAGAACAACAAGAACATGGCCTTCAAACTCAAGTCCAAGTCTTGCCATGACCTATCGGTACTTTAA